In Gammaproteobacteria bacterium, one genomic interval encodes:
- the folD gene encoding bifunctional methylenetetrahydrofolate dehydrogenase/methenyltetrahydrofolate cyclohydrolase FolD, whose amino-acid sequence MIIDGKKIAAELRKKLIQELVSLRLQKGRVPVLAVIIVGHNPASEIYVQHKQSACAEVGIESRKHVLSAAEASQADLLRLIERLNQDVAVDGILLQLPLPLQFNVPQLLEAIDPHKDVDGFHPYNIGRLAQRRPTLRPCTPQGVMALLEHIQCDFKNTDAVVVGCSNIVGQPMALELLSAGATVTVCHSHTRNLVKHLQVADLVISAVGKPGLIKGEWLKEGSTIIDVGITRLASGRLVGDIEFESAQRRAKWITPVPGGVGPMTVAMLLRNTLLAYQLKKY is encoded by the coding sequence ATGATTATTGATGGAAAAAAAATTGCGGCAGAACTGCGTAAAAAATTGATCCAAGAGCTTGTTTCTTTAAGATTGCAGAAAGGAAGGGTGCCAGTTCTTGCGGTTATTATTGTCGGACATAATCCAGCTTCAGAGATTTATGTGCAGCATAAGCAATCTGCTTGTGCGGAAGTGGGAATTGAATCACGTAAACATGTTCTGTCTGCTGCAGAAGCAAGCCAGGCCGATTTATTGCGACTCATTGAGCGCTTAAACCAAGATGTCGCTGTTGATGGTATTTTGTTACAGTTGCCATTGCCATTGCAGTTTAATGTTCCTCAGCTCTTGGAGGCGATTGATCCTCATAAAGATGTTGACGGCTTTCATCCCTATAATATAGGGCGTTTGGCGCAACGTCGACCAACGCTACGCCCTTGCACGCCCCAGGGGGTGATGGCGTTACTAGAGCATATTCAATGCGATTTTAAAAACACTGATGCAGTGGTGGTGGGGTGTTCGAATATTGTTGGTCAGCCTATGGCGTTGGAATTACTGTCAGCGGGTGCTACGGTAACCGTTTGTCATAGTCATACACGAAATTTGGTAAAGCATCTGCAGGTAGCGGATCTCGTAATTAGCGCTGTGGGTAAGCCTGGATTAATTAAGGGCGAGTGGCTTAAAGAAGGCTCAACGATTATTGATGTCGGGATTACCCGGCTTGCTTCAGGTCGTTTAGTCGGTGATATTGAGTTTGAGTCAGCGCAGAGGCGTGCAAAATGGATTACGCCTGTGCCTGGAGGGGTAGGGCCAATGACCGTGGCTATGCTTTTGAGAAACACCTTGTTGGCATATCAATTGAAAAAATATTGA